The Theobroma cacao cultivar B97-61/B2 chromosome 1, Criollo_cocoa_genome_V2, whole genome shotgun sequence genome contains the following window.
CAGCCTATCAATCAGTATCAATAATGCAAACAGTATCCTTTttggaaaaatataaataaatttaattttataggCCAACAAGCAATTGTGATTCCCAAGGGCAGAATTTccaaaatgaacaaaaaaaatgtggAATACATGATATGACCCGACAAATATTCATGAACTCATCATGGAAACTCCTTTTCTGGCCTTACAACCAGCGATGCAACATTGGTGTGGACACAGAAAAGAAGCAGGCAGCAAACTCTGCAAAATGACTGAAAATACTTATGATCATATATGGAAGACCTCTAACTGTATGTACACTCACAATAGAATGATGAATTTGGAAGCAAAATGATGGGAAATTGTTTTTTCAATAAAGAGATTACATTTGGAGAGGCGATGGAATCAGTGAAATCCCCTTGAACCTCTAGACTGATACAGCTCCAATCTACTTTTGGCCTCTTGCAGAAGTGTGTCTATTGTCTCATCCTGGGTCATGTAGGATTGCTTGGATGCCCATTCAAGCACTGTAAGCACCTCAGCTTGGGCAAGTTCTTCGCTATCCGGTACATGGAGGGCAATGTAGCATAGGAGAACTAGTGCTGAGAGTTGAACAATTTGTTCCCCAAAATAAACCAGCTGAATCAAATGTTTTGCACCTCCTGCACTAATGATTGCCTTAGAATGATCAAGGTGTAGATAGTTTTCTGTGCAAGCAAAATTGGTAAGTGCAACTGCAGCCTCCTTAGAAACATCAGCTTCCCTCTCGTCAAGAAGTTTAACCAATGGGGCAATCACCCTTGTTTCCGTCGCTCTGAACGTCCTTGCCAAATTACCGATAGCCTTGATACAAGGGATCAGGAGCTCCGAATCAGCTTTCTCAATGATCTTCAACAGCTGATCGACAACAAGCTTGCAAGCATGCGAATTCGGCTTAAATGCAGACCTTCTCAAATCAGTATCCCGCTCTGCCACAGCTGTAATCTCCATCAATGCCATGGCCGAGTTAAACTGCACGTCATCGGTTCCTTTTTCTAACAAAACCGCGAAACACAACAACGCTCTAGACTCAGTAATACTCCGACAAATAGGCGCATTCCCCTTTGCAAGATGCCATAAAGCTCTAGCTGCCATTGCCTTCATGTAAGCCTTGGTAGCAGGATCTTCCAATTCCCTTCCCTTGATATTCGCCCCGGAAATCGAAACATTCTGCTGATGTTGATAATAAACTTGATGGATTTGCTTGACGTTGCCCTGACTGTTACTCCTAACATGATTATTACTCGGCTTTTGTGGCTGCTTCGCCCCTCCTTTCATCGCCATGGTACTAATAACCACATTGTGCATCTGATTCGGAGTTTGGTTCCCCATCGGATGCGAAATCTGAGTCTGATGTTCTTCATCAACAACATTTCTCACATTCGAATGATTGCTACTCGCCATGACAACCGCGTGGATCGATGTTGCCTTGTTACTAGCAATTGCATATTTGCTGTGCTCTTGAATCGTTTCAAACGCCAAATGGCTAACGAGTTGTCGGATTATGTTATGCTGGGCAAATAAATCTTGGCATTTTGGATAATTAGCTGCCAGCTCGGATACCGCCCACGCCGTGACAGCTTGAACCTTCATCGGACCTTCTTTCAGGATTTTCGCGAACACCGTGCAAACGCCGGCGTGGATCATCTGCTCGACGCTTTCCGGGTCCCGTCCCAGAAGACCAATAGCTCTGGCAGCGTTTTCTTGACCTTCTATTTTCCCTTCTTTGATTAACTTCAATAGCGGCCCAACCCCTCCTTCTTCTATAATTAGTTTCCCGTACCGATCATTATCTCTGGCTAGCGAAACAAGCGAAGCCGCCGCGTCGGACCGATCGTCGGGTGAACCAGTGAAAAGAATCGCGATGTGCTCCCAAATTAGGCATAGAATCGGCT
Protein-coding sequences here:
- the LOC18610764 gene encoding uncharacterized protein LOC18610764, with translation MADIVKQILVKPIQLADQVTKAADEASSFKQECAELKSKTEKLAGLLRQAARASSDLYERPTRRIIDDTEQVLERALNLVLKCRANGLMKRVFTIIPAAAFRKMSAQLENSIGDVSWLLRVSASADDRDDEYLGLPPIAANEPILCLIWEHIAILFTGSPDDRSDAAASLVSLARDNDRYGKLIIEEGGVGPLLKLIKEGKIEGQENAARAIGLLGRDPESVEQMIHAGVCTVFAKILKEGPMKVQAVTAWAVSELAANYPKCQDLFAQHNIIRQLVSHLAFETIQEHSKYAIASNKATSIHAVVMASSNHSNVRNVVDEEHQTQISHPMGNQTPNQMHNVVISTMAMKGGAKQPQKPSNNHVRSNSQGNVKQIHQVYYQHQQNVSISGANIKGRELEDPATKAYMKAMAARALWHLAKGNAPICRSITESRALLCFAVLLEKGTDDVQFNSAMALMEITAVAERDTDLRRSAFKPNSHACKLVVDQLLKIIEKADSELLIPCIKAIGNLARTFRATETRVIAPLVKLLDEREADVSKEAAVALTNFACTENYLHLDHSKAIISAGGAKHLIQLVYFGEQIVQLSALVLLCYIALHVPDSEELAQAEVLTVLEWASKQSYMTQDETIDTLLQEAKSRLELYQSRGSRGFH